In the Candidatus Cloacimonas acidaminovorans str. Evry genome, one interval contains:
- the avd gene encoding diversity-generating retroelement protein Avd, with protein sequence MKNDYPLYIKWMDISIWIFGRTERFPKNLRYSLAQKMDNLCLEILELIVQTIYSSSKREYLIKINIKLDVLRTLIQMAYKMKLLAENQYQYISKELLESGKMVGGWLKSA encoded by the coding sequence TTGAAAAATGACTATCCTTTATATATAAAATGGATGGATATATCTATCTGGATATTTGGGAGAACGGAAAGATTTCCGAAAAATTTGAGATATTCATTAGCTCAAAAAATGGACAACCTTTGTTTAGAGATATTGGAATTAATTGTTCAAACGATTTACAGTTCGTCAAAAAGGGAATATTTGATAAAGATAAACATAAAGTTGGATGTATTAAGAACATTAATCCAGATGGCTTATAAGATGAAATTATTAGCTGAAAATCAATATCAATACATTAGCAAGGAATTACTGGAAAGTGGTAAAATGGTGGGGGGTTGGTTAAAAAGTGCCTAA
- a CDS encoding HRDC domain-containing protein, whose protein sequence is MFKLMLVRFDRDKGVFEDQGFNQFCQNNNIIRVEKEFINNEGNIYYSFFIEYLPRKGSHFIPDMESLSELEQAQYEKLRDWRNELAANEGFPAYIIMYNSQIYEIVKKQPKTISDFSSIKGMKSKAEKYGEQIIKLLQEAVLEIEK, encoded by the coding sequence AGAGACAAAGGAGTTTTTGAAGATCAGGGATTCAATCAATTTTGTCAGAATAATAATATAATTCGCGTAGAAAAAGAATTTATCAATAACGAAGGGAATATCTATTATTCTTTTTTTATAGAGTATTTACCAAGAAAGGGGAGTCATTTTATACCTGATATGGAAAGTTTAAGTGAATTGGAACAAGCTCAATATGAAAAATTAAGGGATTGGCGTAATGAATTAGCTGCCAATGAGGGCTTTCCTGCTTATATTATTATGTATAATTCCCAGATTTATGAGATTGTGAAAAAACAACCCAAAACTATTAGTGATTTTTCTTCTATAAAAGGGATGAAGAGTAAAGCGGAAAAGTATGGGGAACAGATAATCAAATTATTACAAGAGGCGGTATTAGAAATTGAAAAATGA